The stretch of DNA CCCAGAAACCACTCAAAGCAGCCCCAGCCAGCCCTACCCCTTCTTTCTAGCCTCCCTAATTGACGAGGATAAGTTCAAAACCGAGGATTTCTCTCAATGGGGTGCCGAGTGGAAGTGGGACGGCATCCGAGCTCAAATCATTAAGCGGGCGGATCAAGTTTTCATTTGGTCCCGTGGGGAAGATCTCGTCACCCAGCAGTTCCCTGAGCTAGAAGCCGCGTGTCAGATTTTTCCTAACGGCACCGTGCTCGATGGTGAAATTCTCTGTTGGCAGGAGGGAGCACCCCTCGACTTCAACCATCTGCAAAAACGCTTGGGTCGCAAGCGGGTAACGCAAAAAATACTGGAGGAATGCCCAGTTCACTTTATTGCCTATGATCTGCTGGAACATCAGGGACAGGATATTCGAGGTAAAAAACTGTGCGATCGCCGATCCCTCCTAGCCCAAGTTCTAACCCAAGCACCTACTGAGCGAACTCACCAGTCTCAAAATCTAGCCTTTGACTCGTTTTTGGCCCTTCAGAAAATTCGCGAAACATCCCGCCAGCAAGGAGCCGAAGGGCTCCTTCTAAAAGCCCTAAACAGCCCCTATTTAGTGGGTCGCAAACGCGGCTACTGGTGGAAATACAAAGTTGACCCCATGAGTCTCGATGCTGTTTTAATTTACGCTCAGGCAGGCAGCGGTAAACGAGCCAACCTCTTCACCGATTACACGTTTGCCCTCTGGCAAGGCGAATCATTGGTTCCCTTTGCCAAAGCTTACTCTGGCCTGGATAACAAAGAAATCGAAGCGCTAGATCGGTGGATTCGCCGCCACACTTTAGAAAGATTTGGTCCGGTTCGCTCTGTCGAACCCATTCACGTCTTCGAGATTGGCTTTGAGGGGATCACACAGTCCACTCGGCACAAATCCGGTATTTCCGTCCGCTTTCCCCGCATTCTGCGCTGGCGCAAAGACAAACCTGCGGCCGAAGCCGACACGCTTGAAAATGCCCTCAAGCTTTTGACAAACTGCAGGTAAGTTACAAAGTGCTGCTACTCAAGCTACTTCAATCGGAAAAACCCACTTCTGGTAAGCTGGGTCACGGTTCTCAACCACTGCGCTCAGTTTTTCCCGCAATTTTTCTGTAACGGGGCGCGACTGAGGCATGTGATGAGTTTCAATCTGCCTAACAGGCGTAATTTTTGCTGCAGTTCCACTAAGAAACACCTCGTCAGCGATAAACAGCTCAGACTTATCAACGGGGCGTTCAATTACCTCTATCTCCAAATCTTTTGCGATCGTAATGATGCTTTCTCGCGTAATTCCTTCCAAGATATCTTGGTCATAGCCTGGCGTAATTAGCTTGCCGGCTCTAACGATAAAGACATTCATGCCCGAGGCTTCACTGACCTTACCTTGAGTATTCATCAGAATGGCTTCATCAAACCCCGACTCCACTGCTTCCGTTTTAGCTAGAGAAGAAGTAATATAAGCCCCACTGATTTTGC from Pseudanabaena sp. FACHB-2040 encodes:
- a CDS encoding ATP-dependent DNA ligase; amino-acid sequence: MKRFTELFEAVDSTTSTNEKVQALQSYFQQESAANAVWALYLLLGKTRKRLVTSRILRDVFLQISDIPEWLFKECYAHVGDSAEVIALLLRDTPLLTQSSADVPSQSSADVPLHQWMEDIIPLVKSVKAEVDLSQLITSWWAALKGQEIFVLNKVLTGAFRFGASEKLVIKGLSKACGLSEAVLAHRLMGDFEPTTEFYQQLTSPETTQSSPSQPYPFFLASLIDEDKFKTEDFSQWGAEWKWDGIRAQIIKRADQVFIWSRGEDLVTQQFPELEAACQIFPNGTVLDGEILCWQEGAPLDFNHLQKRLGRKRVTQKILEECPVHFIAYDLLEHQGQDIRGKKLCDRRSLLAQVLTQAPTERTHQSQNLAFDSFLALQKIRETSRQQGAEGLLLKALNSPYLVGRKRGYWWKYKVDPMSLDAVLIYAQAGSGKRANLFTDYTFALWQGESLVPFAKAYSGLDNKEIEALDRWIRRHTLERFGPVRSVEPIHVFEIGFEGITQSTRHKSGISVRFPRILRWRKDKPAAEADTLENALKLLTNCR